The proteins below come from a single Sphingomonas carotinifaciens genomic window:
- a CDS encoding DUF6607 family protein, whose translation MTRFPLAFALAVSPFALAASATAQTEQARYADRARDHAAIMAMAGTFKVTFDMRETTPLVAGYTPYPAKLSGGHEVVRAIVDTPDHIVLQHLLVVGDGNGQTMVVKHWRQDWTYQPASVLTYVAPGRWRLRPVAERERRGAWSQTVWQTDDSPRYGAIGRWRYDDGATRWTSEETRRPLARRDATRGVPYDHYLGTNRHVLTPSGWVHEQDNAKIGSKDGRATTFVHEYVVNTYVPATDFRTAAADDYWARTRDYWATVRAAWDARIAAQDGLTLGEVADTGSVTAHELMLLADDIRSGEATTASAAEQAKALIRKD comes from the coding sequence ATGACCCGCTTCCCACTTGCGTTCGCGCTCGCCGTTTCTCCCTTTGCGCTTGCCGCCTCTGCCACCGCCCAGACCGAACAGGCCCGATATGCCGACCGCGCCCGCGACCATGCCGCGATCATGGCGATGGCCGGCACCTTCAAGGTGACGTTCGACATGCGCGAAACGACGCCGCTCGTCGCCGGCTACACCCCCTACCCGGCCAAGCTCAGCGGCGGCCACGAAGTCGTCCGCGCGATCGTCGATACGCCCGACCACATCGTGCTGCAGCACCTGCTGGTGGTCGGCGACGGCAATGGCCAGACGATGGTGGTGAAGCATTGGCGGCAGGACTGGACGTACCAGCCGGCCAGCGTGCTCACCTATGTCGCACCCGGTCGATGGCGCTTGCGCCCGGTGGCGGAGCGGGAGCGTCGCGGCGCTTGGTCGCAGACCGTGTGGCAGACCGACGACTCGCCGCGCTACGGCGCGATCGGCCGCTGGCGATATGATGACGGCGCCACCCGCTGGACCAGCGAGGAAACGCGCCGCCCGCTCGCACGCCGCGATGCGACGCGCGGCGTACCCTATGACCATTATCTCGGCACCAATCGCCACGTCCTGACGCCAAGCGGCTGGGTCCATGAACAGGATAACGCCAAGATCGGCAGCAAGGATGGGCGCGCCACCACCTTTGTTCACGAATATGTGGTCAATACCTATGTCCCCGCCACCGATTTCCGGACCGCCGCCGCCGATGACTATTGGGCGCGGACCCGAGATTACTGGGCGACCGTGCGTGCCGCATGGGACGCGCGGATCGCGGCCCAGGACGGCCTGACGCTGGGCGAGGTCGCCGACACCGGATCGGTTACCGCGCACGAACTGATGCTGCTCGCCGACGATATCCGCTCGGGCGAGGCGACGACCGCTAGCGCCGCGGAACAGGCAAAGGCGTTGATCCGCAAGGATTGA
- a CDS encoding TonB-dependent receptor encodes MFRVHRLTGAASCLLLSTAAVAQEREASTTRPDTQVAIGGGEIVVTASAMARSTANVLSSVDVLGGDVAQRQNVDNAWELFARLPGVLLTDFNQGTTSGRFSIRGFNGEGEINAVKLLIDGVPSNDNAGRMDFIDMVSPLDIASVELVRGTSDPRWGLHAIAGSANVRTRTGSTYLDARGIAGAFGTRDAQLSAGVEGGRLSQNYLFAYRRTGGYRDHAGLDRLNFAGKWFYDLGPAKLGAIVRHSRAAAEEPGYLTDADAYRDRRRSYAVSETDGGTRRLSQYSLHLDADLAARLSLTAVGYANSIDDNRYVRFSADVAQQQRLTDEQQYGVVTGLHWHAADWLMAEAGGDVQWQHNRSLRWTTDRRTIVAATRDQDFDLTVGGAYVQAIVTPVRWLTVTPAWRIDRVGGTFTNRLNGVSYPLNDYGTISQPKLSVALTPATGITAYGNLGRTFQIGAGSGTFVVPPRVRDLDASINEGVEAGIRLAKGRWLTARAAVWQQTASGELRRRLNDPSGEFDNLGETRRRGFDLEANVQPVPGLSVWASWSHQKAVIRVADPAAPLTAGNEIDHVPRNVYTAGIEWAPAALPWRASLWGNGQSAYELNTANSQGRYGDYFQVTAEIAYRLTKAIEVSTQIRNLTNDRYEYVWFDGAQRLHAPADPRSLFAAVRARF; translated from the coding sequence ATGTTTCGAGTTCATCGTCTGACAGGCGCGGCATCCTGCCTGCTGCTGTCCACGGCCGCCGTCGCGCAGGAGCGTGAGGCGTCCACCACCCGGCCCGATACGCAGGTGGCGATCGGCGGAGGCGAGATCGTCGTCACCGCGAGCGCGATGGCGCGATCGACCGCCAACGTGCTGTCCTCGGTCGACGTGCTCGGCGGCGATGTGGCGCAGCGCCAGAATGTCGACAATGCGTGGGAGCTGTTCGCGCGGCTGCCGGGCGTGCTGCTGACCGATTTCAACCAGGGTACGACCTCCGGCCGCTTCTCGATCCGCGGCTTTAACGGCGAGGGCGAGATCAACGCCGTCAAGCTGCTGATCGATGGTGTGCCGTCCAACGACAATGCCGGGCGGATGGACTTCATCGACATGGTGTCGCCGCTCGACATTGCCTCGGTCGAACTGGTGCGCGGCACGTCCGACCCGCGCTGGGGCCTCCACGCCATCGCCGGCAGCGCGAACGTCAGGACGCGTACCGGCAGCACCTATCTCGACGCGCGCGGCATCGCCGGCGCGTTCGGCACCCGGGACGCGCAGCTCTCGGCCGGGGTGGAGGGTGGCCGGCTGAGCCAGAACTACCTGTTCGCCTATCGCCGGACCGGCGGATACCGCGACCATGCCGGTCTCGACCGGCTGAACTTCGCGGGCAAGTGGTTCTACGACCTTGGGCCGGCCAAGCTCGGGGCGATCGTCCGCCACAGCCGCGCGGCGGCGGAGGAGCCCGGCTATCTGACCGATGCCGACGCGTATCGCGACCGGCGCCGGTCCTATGCGGTGTCGGAAACCGATGGCGGCACGCGCCGCTTGTCGCAATACAGCCTGCATCTCGATGCCGATCTTGCCGCCCGCCTGTCGCTGACCGCGGTCGGCTATGCCAACAGCATCGACGACAATCGCTATGTCCGCTTCTCCGCCGATGTCGCGCAGCAGCAGCGGCTGACCGACGAGCAGCAATATGGCGTCGTCACCGGCCTTCATTGGCATGCCGCCGACTGGCTGATGGCGGAGGCGGGCGGCGATGTGCAGTGGCAGCACAACCGGAGTTTGCGCTGGACCACCGACCGCCGCACCATCGTGGCGGCAACGCGCGACCAGGATTTCGACCTGACGGTCGGTGGCGCCTATGTGCAGGCGATCGTGACGCCGGTGCGCTGGCTGACGGTGACGCCGGCGTGGCGGATCGACCGGGTCGGCGGCACCTTCACCAACCGGCTGAACGGGGTCAGCTACCCCCTCAACGACTATGGCACGATCAGCCAGCCCAAGCTGTCGGTGGCGCTAACGCCGGCCACAGGCATTACCGCCTATGGCAATCTCGGCCGCACCTTTCAGATCGGTGCCGGCTCGGGCACGTTCGTCGTGCCGCCGCGGGTCCGCGACCTCGACGCGTCGATCAACGAAGGTGTCGAGGCCGGGATAAGGCTTGCAAAGGGCCGCTGGCTGACCGCGCGCGCGGCGGTGTGGCAGCAGACCGCCAGCGGCGAATTGCGCCGGCGCCTGAACGATCCGTCGGGCGAATTCGACAATCTCGGCGAAACCCGCCGCCGCGGCTTCGACCTGGAGGCAAACGTGCAGCCGGTACCGGGCCTCTCGGTTTGGGCAAGCTGGTCGCACCAGAAGGCGGTGATCCGCGTCGCCGATCCCGCCGCGCCGCTGACCGCCGGGAACGAGATCGATCACGTTCCCCGCAACGTCTACACCGCCGGCATCGAATGGGCGCCGGCGGCGCTCCCATGGCGCGCTTCGCTATGGGGCAATGGTCAGTCCGCCTACGAACTGAACACGGCGAACAGTCAGGGGCGCTATGGCGATTATTTCCAGGTCACCGCCGAGATCGCCTATCGGCTGACCAAGGCGATCGAGGTGTCGACGCAGATCCGCAACCTGACCAACGACCGTTATGAATATGTCTGGTTCGACGGGGCCCAGCGGCTGCACGCGCCCGCCGATCCGCGCAGCCTGTTCGCGGCGGTGCGGGCGCGCTTCTGA